From the Purpureocillium takamizusanense chromosome 6, complete sequence genome, one window contains:
- a CDS encoding uncharacterized protein (COG:G~EggNog:ENOG503NUX3~SECRETED:SignalP(1-19~SECRETED:cutsite=VIA-SP~SECRETED:prob=0.5495)~MEROPS:MER0033235), with amino-acid sequence MRLHDLVGAASWLAISVIASPTVVDKRHQVTYRGLERNGVEAFLNIPYGQDTGGSNRFKPPRPYVAKRGSTIDALAYGPACPQALGAWVLPIALSNVTDISEDCLNLNVARPKGTCSRDRLPVMVYIHGGSFWAGQNSELNIRPDGMVLESVANGLPIIHVAINYRLGFFGFAQSDALQKEGSENAGLRDQRLALEWVRANIGQFGGDPDRITIFGQSSGGLSVGMQIMAYGGSKPVPFHQGICESQALEPGITGRFTIDAMTALVNHVGCNASSLHSQDTVQCLRKFDMQTLLNASLTTYQSDIAHNIGDIWLPVVDGDFLPAAPSTLIKERRFANVTTMIGWCDNDVTFFTDTTIKTADDSLKFISAYLPDVTSANINKLLGLYPVADFPANKAAGLSSEFYRSARIFRDVLMTCQPTWYAEHIAAAGNDVYLYNWNQTILDPVLEAITNQTGYGPIHTSEFAYIFGNLSHYDINGWPFHPSQSDYELQHRGSRSWSTFASIGRPGQRGRDTFQGFTPAFPKGLEPSVFVVGGPNEGLSALDGPRAQPAMRSQKLKERCAFINSPEMIEQLRY; translated from the exons ATGCGCCTGCACGACCTCGTCGGGGCCGCGTCCTGGCTCGCCATTTCCGTCATCGCAAGCCCAACGGTGGTGGACAAACGGCACCAGGTCACCTAccgcggccttgagcgcaacggcgtcgaggctTTCCTCAACATCCCTTATGGCCAGGACACGGGCGGCTCCAACCGCTTCAAACCTCCTAGGCCATACGTCGCGAAGCGGGGCAGCACCATCGACGCTCTCGCCTATGGCCCGGCATGTCCCCAGGCGCTCGGAGCGTGGGTGTTGCCCATCGCGCTCAGCAATGTGACGGACATTTCCGAAGACTGCCTCAACCTCAACGTTGCTCGACCCAAGGGCACATGCTCCAGGGACCGGCTGCCCGTCATGGTCTACATTCACGGCGGGAGCTTCTGGGCGGGGCAGAACTCGGAGCTCAACATCAGGCCGGATGGCATGGTGCTGGAGTCGGTCGCGAATGGGCTGCCCATCATTCACGTAGCCATCAACTACCGCCTTGGCT TCTTTGGCTTCGCGCAATCGGATGCGCTGCAGAAGGAGGGCTCCGAAAATGCAGGTCTGAGAGATCAGCGGCTTGCGCTGGAGTGGGTACGCGCCAACATTGGGCAGTTTGGAGGCGATCCCGATCGCATCACCATCTTCGGCCAGTCTTCCGGAG GGTTATCCGTGGGCATGCAAATCATGGCatacggcggcagcaagcccGTCCCGTTCCACCAGGGCATCTGCGAGagccaggccctcgagcccgGCATCACCGGTCGCTTCACCATCGACGCCATGACGGCCCTGGTGAACCACGTCGGCTGCAACGCCAGCAGTCTGCATTCCCAAGACACGGTCCAGTGTCTGCGAAAGTTCGACATGCAGACGCTTCTCAACGCGTCACTGACAACGTACCAGAGCGACATTGCGCACAACATTGGCGATATCTGGCTGCCGGTTGTGGATGGCGACTTCCTCCCAGCTGCGCCGTCCACGCTCATCAAAGAGCGCAGGTTTGCCAATGTGACGACCATGATCGGCTGGTGCGACAACGACGTGACCTTCTTTACCGACACCACGAtcaagacggccgacgactcgCTCAAGTTCATCTCCGCATACCTACCCGACGTAACAAGCGCAAACATCAACAAGCTCCTCGGGCTGTACCCGGTGGCCGATTTCCCCGCAAACAAGGCCGCGGGGCTGTCGAGCGAGTTCTACCGCTCGGCCAGGATATTCAGGGACGTCCTCATGACGTGCCAGCCGACGTGGTACGCGGAGCAcatcgcagccgccggcaACGACGTATACCTCTACAACTGGAACCAAACCATCCTAGACCCCGTGCTGGAGGCCATCACGAACCAGACCGGCTACGGCCCCATCCACACGTCCGAGTTTGCCTACATCTTTGGCAACCTGTCCCACTACGACATCAACGGCTGGCCCTTCCATCCGAGCCAGTCCGACTacgagctgcagcaccgCGGCTCGAGGTCATGGTCTACGTTTGCGTCGATTGGCAGGCCCGGCCAGCGCGGACGCGACACCTTCCAGGGATTCACCCCCGCGTTCCCCAAGGGCCTGGAGCCCAGCGTCTTCGTTGTAGGGGGCCCGAACGAGGGGCTCTCCGCCTTGGACGGACCGAGGGCCCAGCCCGCCATGCGGAGccagaagctcaaggagagGTGCGCCTTCATCAACTCGCCCGAGATGATTGAGCAATTACGATACTAG
- a CDS encoding uncharacterized protein (EggNog:ENOG503PB3W) gives MKEVIEHGSDHMKVLIEAICAEHNRFSGIQRYRKDDYARWFANYDCLIEVPFFMGSEAIEAYVDDPDVRFLLTERDPDKWVTSINNTVAGVVQMASAFPIRLLKHFNDDLYYFFLLNELIYASISDSTLPGDAENRSNMRRNYVSYIAMVKRTIPADRLCHIQLENGLGWNEICPFLDVDVPDEEYPRGNEPEKFQALVGDWLRPRMASAALKLAGLATLSGTAAVGLWLCRRTVKAAVLTSLTVLSRP, from the exons ATGAAAGAGGTGATTGAGCACGGAAGCGATCACATGAAGGTTCTCATCGAGGCCATTTGTGCGGAACACAACAGGTTCTCCGGCATTCAAAGATACCGCAAAGACGACTACGCAAGGTGGTTTGCCAATTATGAt TGCTTGATCGAGGTGCCGTTCTTTATGGGATCAGAGGCCATCGAGGCCtacgtcgacgacccggacGTACGGTTTTTACTCACCGAGCGAGACCCCGACAAGTGGGTTACCTCGATCAACAACACGGTGGCGGGGGTCGTGCAGATGGCTTCCGCGTTCCCGATTCGCCTACTCAAGCACTTCAACGACGACCTTTACTATTTCTTCCTCCTCAACGAGCTCATTTACGCCTCCATTTCCGACAGTACCCTACCGGGCGATGCAGAGAATAGATCCAACATGAGGCGGAACTATGTGTCCTA CATCGCCATGGTAAAGAGGACCATCCCGGCTGATCGCCTTTGCCACATCCAACTCGAAAACGGTCTGGGCTGGAACGAAATATGTCCCtttctcgacgtcgacgttcCCGATGAAGAATACCCGCGCGGGAACGAACCTGAAAAGTTCCAGGCGCTGGTGGGCGACTGGCTGCGCCCGCggatggcgagcgcggcACTCAAGCTGGCGGGTCTAGCGACGCTTTCGGGGACCGCGGCCGTAGGGCTGTGGCTTTGCCGGAGGACGGTCAAGGCCGCTGTGTTGACATCGCTGACAGTATTGtcacggccatga
- a CDS encoding uncharacterized protein (EggNog:ENOG503NV07~COG:C), with the protein MAVTVVPSWINGTEETHAESFPVVDPSTGKACWEAASAFPADALRAVEAASCALPAWKATKPMLRQSILLKAAALMEERADELCGYMSTEMGADAFVARHIVLQLAINMFRDCAGRAPGICGSVPTVQADGQSAMVWKEPYGVILGIVPWNAPYVFGVRAAATAIATGNTTVLKSSEQTPRSYWALGKIFHDAGTPPGVVNVLSCQPAAAAELARVMVEHPAVRKVNFTGSASVGRKVACLCSQNLKPVLLELGGKNSAIILPDADLQKAAQACIMGGFANSGQICMSTDRLLVHADIETEFLKALKDSLEDLQAQSKSLPLVVSSTSASRLASVLADAQQKGAQILSGGPPPTGDAAHFIPTVIGKLSRDMEAYKEENFGPLMGWVAVKDEDEAIQIANNAGYGLSASIFTRDLRKGFALARKLETGAVHINSMTVHDETALPFGGINRSGWGRFNAAEGMEEFLVTKSVTWDD; encoded by the exons AtggccgtcaccgtcgtcccCTCTTGGATCAATGGTACGGAGGAAACTCACGCCGAGAGCTTCCCCGTTGTCGACCCCTCTACAGGCAAGGCCTGCTGGGAGGCCGCGTCCGCATTCCCCGCAGACGCactgcgcgccgtcgaggccgcttCGTGCGCCCTGCCAGCATGGAAGGCGACCAAGCCCATGCTCCGTCAGAGCATCCTGCTCAAAGCCGCGGCCCTCATggaggagcgcgccgacgagctctgCGGATACATGTCAACGGAAatgggcgccgacgccttCGTCGCGCGCCACATCGTCCTGCAGTTGGCCATCAACATGTTCCGCGACTGCGCTGGGCGTGCGCCCGGCATTTGCGGCAGTGTGCCTACGGTTCAGGCGGACGGGCAGAGCGCGATGGTGTGGAAGGAGCCTTACGGAGTGATTCTCGGCATTGTCCCCTG GAATGCGCCGTATGTCTTTGGTGttcgcgcagcagcaacggcgatCGCAACAGGTAACACGACGGTTCTGAAGTCGTCGGAGCAGACTCCGCGGTCCTACTGGGCCCTGGGCAAGATCTTCCATGACGCGGGCACACCTCCCGGTGTTGTCAATGTACTTTCGTGCCAaccggctgcggctgcggagTTGGCTCGCGTCATGGTCGAGCACCCGGCAGTGCGAAAGGTCAACTTCACCGGCAGCGCATCTGTCGGCAGGAAGGTGGCTTGCCTCTGCAGCCAAAACTTGAAGCCAGTCCTGCTTGAACTCGGAGGCAAAAACAGCGCCATCATATTGCCCGATGCCGACCTGCAAAAGGCTGCCCAGGCTTGTATCATGGGTGGCTTCGCCAAC TCCGGGCAAATTTGCATGTCTACGGATCGTTTGCTTGTGCATGCCGATATCGAAACGGAGTTTTTGAAGGCTTTGAAGGACAGCCTGGAAGATTTACAGGCGCAGAGCAAGTCTCTCCCCCTCGTGGTCTCATCCACTTCGGCCTCCCGCCTGGCTTCTGTGCTGGCCGATGCCCAGCAGAAGGGGGCACAGATATTGTCTGGTGGCCCGCCACCgaccggcgacgccgcgcattTTATTCCAACTGTGATTGGCAAGCTGTCCAGGGACATGGAAGCGTACAAGGAGGAGAATTTTGGGCCGCTGATGGGATGGGTGGCCGTCAaagatgaagacgaggcgaTTCAGATTGCGAACAACGCCGGCTACGGACTGTCAGCGTCCATCTTCACCCGCGACCTTCGCAAAGGCTTCGCCTTGGCCCGAAAACTCGAGACTGG TGCGGTGCACATCAACAGTATGACGGTGCACGATGAAACGGCCCTACCTTTCGGGGGGATTAATCGCAGCGGTTGGGGCCGATTCAATGCGGCAGAGGGTATGGAGGAGTTTTTGGTGACCAAGTCTGTAACGTGGGATGACTAG
- a CDS encoding uncharacterized protein (TransMembrane:6 (n5-12c17/18o80-100i112-133o153-173i240-270o312-329i341-361o)~EggNog:ENOG503P5GY), with the protein MAAKLLLPLLSASVFYAIFYFATVNGLRGLADQSIASGTLPGTDKWPLRTVYTGIGKVDELLTILTTFFWPVTDGAHPALLLHSIAFSGTFCSAWVLVTLESWRKGNNGTILAIPSIFGLAAQALTFAFATPLYCAVQVHTSVTASKPSAQNLRVPISVLRALPFAFAVGMLLPSTLMTLPISATITPDVKQILIAIWQPWPVYVAILLRFAHTAFSSSSTGRTEDSPENTAKGRRSLRFAYAFAFANTAIPHIVTLTVSLATVAAPAIFDAKYREALHPLNVFHTPLPWKSPVVQVATVGEGVHGFLRWDYLIGTTGVLVWALSLYRTAHRLVYGRVDNLGLLLKTAWLTVLAGPVGAAVELMWERDELVFHASNVKSEARKT; encoded by the exons ATGGCCGCgaagctcctcctcccgctgctCAGCGCCTCGGTGTTCTACGCCATCTTTTACTTTGCGACCGTCAACGGCCTCCGgggcctcgccgaccagAGCATCGCCTCCGGGACTCTTCCCGGGACGGACAAATGGCCGCTTCGGACAGTCTACACGGGAATAGGCAAggtcgatgagctcctcACCATCTTGACGACCTTTTTCTGGCCGGTTACGGATGGAGCCCAccccgcgctgctgctgcattcCATCGCCTTTTCCGGCACCTTCTGCTCTGCCTGGGTCCTCGTCACCCTCGAGTCGTGGAGGAAGGGCAACAATGGCACGATTCTGGCGAT CCCATCAATCTTTGGCTTGGCCGCCCAAGCTTTGACGTTTGCCTTTGCGACGCCCCTGTATTGCGCCGTGCAGGTCCACACGTCCGTCACCGCAAGCAAGCCGTCGGCGCAGAACCTCCGCGTCCCCATCAGCGTCCTGCGAGCGCTGCCGTTTGCCTTTGCGGTGGGCATGCTCCTCCCATCCACGCTGATGACCCTTCCCATCtccgccaccatcaccccCGACGTCAAGCAGATCTTGATTGCCATCTGGCAACCTTGGCCCGTCTATGTCGCGATCCTGCTGCGCTTTGCGCACACGGCGttttcatcatcatcgacggGGCGGACCGAGGACTCGCCTGAAAACACCGCCAAGGGGCGTCGCTCCCTTCGCTTCGCCTACGCCTTCGCCTTTGCCAACACCGCCATTCCTCACATTGTCACACTGACAGTCTCTTTGGCAACCgttgccgcgcccgccattTTCGACGCAAAGTACCGCGAGGCCTTGCACCCCCTCAATGTATTCCACACGCCGCTGCCTTGGAAGTCGCCGGTCGTGCAGGTCGCCACGGTAGGCGAAGGCGTGCATGGCTTCCTGCGATGGGACTACTTGATCGGCACGACGGGCGTCTTGGTCTGGGCTCTCAGCCTTTATAGAACGGCGCATCGGCTCGTCTACGGGCGCGTCGACAATCTCGGCCTGCTTTTGAAGACGGCGTGGTTGACCGTGCTCGCTGGCCCCGTCGGAGCCGCCGTTGAGCTCATGTGGGAAAGGGATGAGCTGGTGTTCCACGCCAGCAACGTCAAGTCGGAGGCGAGGAAGACATAA
- a CDS encoding uncharacterized protein (EggNog:ENOG503PFU6) — protein MEPVPVERLGMYMEDAFTVSDTSAIERLREFSNLQELSMDQVSIYSPSDTGPEIHPGRLCRLLPPMLRKLRIMYVYRGMGKDIQVLRNLEWMK, from the exons ATGGAGCCCGTGCCtgtcgagcgtctcggcATGTATATGGAGGATGCGTTTACAGTCTCCGACACAAGCGCCATTGAGCGGCTTCGAGAATTCTCAAACCTGCAAGAACTAAGCATGGACCAGGTGTCCATATATAGCCCGTCAGATACGGGTCCAGAAATCCACCCGGGCCGCTTGTGCCGGCTTctgccgccgatgctgcgGAAGCTTCGCATCATGTACGTCTATAGGGGTATGGGCAAGGACATTCAGGTCCTGC GAAACCTGGAATGGATGAAATGA
- a CDS encoding uncharacterized protein (EggNog:ENOG50KOG1231~CAZy:AA7~COG:C), translated as MTTNFTDLRRQITAGDVILPGEDGYEDSLKRWSQSAEKPAAVVVRVTDSNEVAAAVRFATSHNIPLTVHGGGHSTSGASSSDGGMVVDLSRMRQIRVDATGRTVSYEGGCLFGEVDDALAAHGLATVGGLYSKTGVGGLVLGGGHGFLTARHGLAIDNLVSVEMVLADGSIIEVSETHNPDLFWGVRGAGAQFGVVTRFTSKAHVQGDVWGGPLLFSLDKVPELVAFANEFHKRKVPDHNFIIAFGCAPEEYTTPVAIAGVFFNGSAADGEKYFAEVMELGPIANLTGTIPYPVTNTLFNPRFEGPGRRLMGSCSVVMPLKAEFVVEAGRRFTDFIISHSGMSKSVLVFEFFPTIAIQAMPHDATAFASRGDHYLAIMALMYDDASQDAEVRTFKRHLSHYIQTTCGYHGRRAHGDQAPFYVNLEHESLKPEEAFGSHVGKLRELKAKYDPQNVFHQGHGVMPEKK; from the exons ATGACTACCAATTTTACCGATCTTCGTCGGCAGATAACTGCTGGCGATGTCATTCTTCCTGGAGAGGATGGATACGAAGACAGCCTGAAGCGCTGGAGCCAGAGCGCCGAAAAGCCAGCG GCAGTAGTTGTACGGGTCACGGACAGCAACGAGGTGGCAGCCGCCGTTCGCTTTGCCACATCTCACAATATCCCGTTGACTGTACACGGAGGGGGTCATTCAACAAGTGGTGCCTCGTCCTCTGATGGGGGAATGGTGGTAGATCTCAGTCGTATGCGCCAGATTCGCGTCGACGCAACAGGTCGTACCGTCTCTTATGAGGGCGGGTGCCTTtttggcgaggtcgacgatgcgctcgctGCCCATGGTCTGGCAACAGTCGGTGGTCTCTATAGCAagacgggcgtcggcggcctcgtaCTCGGTGGAGGCCATGGCTTCCTGactgcccgccatggactTGCCATCGATAACCTCGTCTCTGTGGAGATGGTGCTTGCAGATGGATCAATCATCGAAGTGTCTGAGACACATAACCCTGACCTGTTTTGGGGTGTCAGGGGTGCGGGAGCCCAGTTCGGCGTCGTCACCCGCTTTACCTCCAAGGCACATGTTCAAGGCGATGTCTGGGGCGGACCCTTGCTTTTCTCGTTGGACAAGGTCCCAGAACTCGTTGCATTTGCGAATGAGTTTCACAAGCGCAAAGTACCCGATCACAACTTCATCATTGCATTTGGATGTGCCCCGGAGGAGTACACGACGCCAGTCGCTATTGCTGGCGTCTTTTTCAATGGCTCTGCAGCGGATGGTGAGAAGTACTTTGCGGAGGTTATGGAATTAGGACCCATAGCCAACCTGACCGGCACCATACCATACCCGGTTACGAACACACTCTTCAATCCCAGGTTCGAAGGACCCGGACGAAGACTCATGGGATCATGCAGTGTGGTCATGCCTCTCAAGGCCGAGTTTGTCGTGGAAGCTGGACGAAGGTTTACGGACTTTATCATTTCCCACAGTGGCATGTCCAAGTCAGTTCTCGTCTTCGAATTCTTCCCTACTATTGCAATCCAGGCCATGCCCCACGATGCAACTGCTTTTGCCAGCCGTGGGGACCACTATCTGGCCATCATGGCACTGATGTACGATGACGCCTCTCAAGATGCCGAGGTTCGTACCTTTAAGCGCCATCTCTCGCACTACATCCAGACAACGTGTGGGTACCACGGCAGACGAGCCCACGGGGACCAAGCGCCTTTCTACGTCAATTTGGAGCACGAAAGTCTGAAGCCAGAAGAAGCATTTGGGAGCCACGTTGGCAAGCTAcgcgagctcaaggccaagtACGATCCTCAAAATGTTTTCCATCAGGGGCACGGTGTGATGCCGGAAAAGAAATGA
- a CDS encoding uncharacterized protein (SECRETED:SignalP(1-17~SECRETED:cutsite=CSA-TE~SECRETED:prob=0.8188)~COG:S~EggNog:ENOG503NYRE) codes for MWTLLAGAALLIGACSATEQVIFKDVVIVGGGASGSYAAVRIRDDFGKSVALIEKKGRLGGHVDTFIDPATGTPLDFGVKSFIDEGNATGFFDRLGIQRKHGAPSRLNTTYIDFHARKVVDFRPPTMAKQTDALKRYLAIVEPWEHLIQPGYFNFPDPNAIPDDFLIPYGAFATKHNLEEATPFIYQVTGLGLGNITNELTLFVLQTFTAAMARSTLGLQDSFVPVSGRNQDVYDAVAGVLGSDVFYNSEVFDALRTRSGVQLDIKNTETGHITTVEAKRLLVAIEPTAENMKPFHLHREEDDIFRKFKYTRRYAGILDTDLLGVNASYFNLPLNAAPNNYLSYPKIPYDARIDYMGVGRYFRVNVIGDENFEESSAKEQVKCDIQTLIDVGVVPAADDVAALDWADFSDHGPMYAHVSAKEVASGFFQKLYGLQGRSSTWWAGAAWSVHYQTALWAYVDVLLPKLMQGL; via the exons ATGTGGACTCTCCTTGCGGGCGCTGCCCTCCTTATAGGCGCATGTTCAGCTACAGAGCAAGTCATCTTCAAAGACGTCGTcattgttggcggcggcgcgtcgggcTCTTATGCCGCGGTCCGCATCCGAGACGATTTTGGGAAATCTGTGGCCCTCATCGAGAAGAAAGGCAGGCTT GGCGGCCATGTTGACACCTTCATCGACCCGGCCACCGGCACTCCACTTGACTTTGGCGTAAAATCCTTCATTGATGAGGGCAATGCGACAGGATTCTTTGATCGACTGGGTATCCAACGCAAGCATGGAGCTCCTTCGCGCCTCAACACGACATACATTGACTTCCACGCTCGCAAGGTCGTGGATTTCCGGCCACccaccatggccaagcaGACGGATGCATTGAAGCGATACCTTGCCATTGTTGAGCCTTGGGAGCATCTCATCCAGCCCGGATACTTCAATTTTCCCGATCCCAATGCGATACCAGACGACTTTTTGATCCCTTACGGCGCTTTTGCTACGAAACATAACCTAGAAGAAGCAACGCCATTCATATATCAAGTGACAGGCCTCGGACTAGGGAACATAACCAACGAGCTCACCCTATTTGTGTTGCAGACTTTTACTGCTGCCATGGCCCGCTCGACGCTTGGACTGCAAGACTCCTTTGTTCCTGTGTCAGGGAGGAACCAGGACGTCTACGATGCGGTGGCAGGCGTACTTGGGTCCGACGTCTTTTATAATAGTGAAGTGTTCGACGCATTGCGCACGAGGAGTGGGGTACAACTTGACATTAAAAACACGGAAACTGGACATATTACCaccgtcgaggccaagcgCCTGCTCGTTGCCATTGAGCCAACTGCCGAAAACATGAAACCTTTTCACCTACATCGTGAGGAGGATGACATATTCCGCAAGTTCAAGTATACGCGGAGATATGCCGGGATTCTCGATACAGATCTCCTTGGAGTCAACGCATCATACTTCAACCTGcccctcaacgccgcccccaATAACTACCTTTCGTATCCGAAGATCCCCTATGACGCACGAATCGACTACATGGGCGTCGGGCGTTACTTTCGCGTCAATGTCATTGGAGACGAAAACTTTGAGGAGAGCAGTGCTAAAGAGCAGGTGAAGTGTGACATTCAGACACTGATCGATGTAGGCGTTGTTCCTGCTGCGGATGATGTGGCGGCGCTAGACTGGGCAGACTTCTCTGACCATGGCCCAATGTATGCCCACGTATCCGCGAAGGAGGTCGCAAGTGGGTTTTTCCAGAAACTTTACGGTCTTCAAGGGCGGTCATCCACTTGGTGGGCGGGGGCAGCTTGGAGCGTTCACTATCAAACCGCTCTATGGGCGTACGTCGACGTTCTATTGCCTAAGCTGATGCAAGGCTTGTAA
- a CDS encoding uncharacterized protein (EggNog:ENOG503P419), whose product MYLLDSQKLIAAGLALIDLANVGDSVAKGKVLDYAVEKCLDSDGNVRCSKPFPVKEGSCYTLEWSTDGKISHTTVEVRDAGSGEMVYYRDTNGDWKPEKNELVYLDFKPKIWKTGNDTVEYEVKNCDGEGKDL is encoded by the exons ATGTATTTGCTGGACTCTCAAAAGCTGATCGCCGCAGGGTTGGCGCTCATTGACCTCGCGAACG TCGGCGATTCCGTTGCGAAAGGCAAGGTTCTCGATTACGCTGTCGAGAAGTGTCTGGATAGCGATGGAAACGTGCGCTGCTCAAAACCATTCCCCGTCAAAGAGGGGTCTTGCTACACTCTCGAGTGGTCTACAGACGGAAAAATCTCACACACAACCGTCGAGGTCCGCGACGCCGGTAGCGGCGAAATGGTGTACTATCGCGACACCAATGGCGACTGGAAGCCGGAGAAGAACGAGCTCGTTTACCTGGACTTCAAACCCAAGATATGGAAGACGGGTAACGACACAGTGGAGTACGAAGTGAAGAactgcgacggcgagggcaaggatTTGTGA
- a CDS encoding uncharacterized protein (SECRETED:SignalP(1-16~SECRETED:cutsite=ASA-AP~SECRETED:prob=0.9086)~COG:S~EggNog:ENOG503P7MY) — MRFIAAVLALAAVASAAPKVKKHGGLDHISVEEANDACGNDLELHCCNKEHDQAAGHGDVSKNPGVIGGILDGASIFDECSQLSVALLIGVQDLLKTQCTAKAACCQRTSSNAAGGLINAGLPCIPLNSLIQ, encoded by the exons ATGCGTTTCATCGCTGCCGTTCTTGCCCTTGCGGCGGTTGCATCCGCTGCACCTAAGGTCAAGAAGCACGGTGGGTTGGATCACATCTCGGTGGAGGAAGCCAACGACGCTTGTGGCAACGACTTGGAATTGCACTGCTGCAACAAGGAGCACGACCAGGCTGCCGGTCACGGCGACGTTTCGAAGAATCCGGGTGTCATAGGCGGCATCCTAGATGGAGCCAGCATCTTCGATGAATGCTCCCAACTGTCGGTGGCACTGC TTATCGGAGTCCAGGATCTCCTCAAAACCCAATGCACGGCCAAGGCTGCCTGCTGCCAGCGTACATCGTCCAAT GCGGCTGGCGGTCTCATCAATGCTGGTCTCCCTTGCATCCCTCTCAACAGCCTCATTCAGTAA